The proteins below are encoded in one region of Bremerella sp. P1:
- a CDS encoding RNA polymerase sigma factor has product MKDLPQHESPAVDIAQLVAEHQLSVWRYLRSWGCSPQEAEDLTQETFLKVLEKPFEQLTDAATRGYLRTVARNLLIDRRRREGRQTNIQAVENIDQFWVATDERKPDELLELLKECLDGLTERARMALQMRFQDRKSRSEIADALQIGEHGAKNLMQRAKQQLRECIEFKLNNES; this is encoded by the coding sequence ATGAAAGACCTTCCGCAACACGAATCGCCTGCGGTTGATATCGCGCAACTTGTTGCCGAGCATCAACTTAGCGTTTGGCGCTATTTGCGGTCCTGGGGTTGTTCGCCCCAAGAAGCGGAGGATCTGACTCAGGAAACTTTTTTGAAAGTCCTGGAGAAGCCGTTCGAGCAGCTAACGGATGCCGCCACCAGGGGGTATCTAAGGACGGTAGCCCGAAACTTGTTGATCGACCGCCGTCGGAGAGAGGGGCGGCAAACCAATATCCAGGCCGTCGAGAACATCGATCAGTTCTGGGTAGCAACCGACGAACGCAAACCAGACGAATTACTAGAACTGCTCAAAGAGTGCCTCGATGGGCTTACTGAGCGAGCACGGATGGCCTTGCAGATGCGATTTCAAGATCGCAAGTCGCGTTCAGAAATTGCCGACGCACTGCAGATTGGCGAGCACGGAGCAAAAAACCTGATGCAGCGGGCGAAGCAGCAACTTCGCGAATGCATCGAGTTCAAACTGAATAACGAATCATGA
- a CDS encoding DUF1549 domain-containing protein → MTHEDPIIDPLLEELLGQQQMPDLTARIVKAHQQRQGQDASGMNGQAKAPLSMVSAATAQSSPENPTAEVPSQKTNTAKRRMQRQRFVTAIGSLALSLCLLVVLGGVAYISYQQLMPGQGTPLAADGDKTPSAGARDAESNSNKGSQLASNNEPQSTDISPPEPGPQMPKVIESVDPTALAENTAHRFVKPRSRDSLKLSDEQIVGQIDEAIATAWKAENVKPSPVATDHEFVRRTYLQLLGRIPTVNEIEHFVSQRREDKREWLVDEILSGEKYEAEFASFWSARFANILVGRAGGMSKDSPIDRSALEGYLAKQFENNTPYNLLVQELLTATGTTSPGSESFNPATNFLVSMVDGDAKLATAKTCTAFLGQQLQCAECHNHPTTGWSQQQFWGLNAFFRQTKLAKDSQSGQLAILDQDFIKSRDSDSGEVYYEQPNGLLKVAYPQFVDGTTIPRSGKVAEVDRRQELAQLIVNSDQFPKATVNRMWQHFFGVGFTQPVDDMGPHNPASHPELLDQLSEHFAESNFDLRRLMRWITLSQPYGLSSRQIDENLADNPDAGRQLFARYYSRQMEAEQLFHSLQMLAKNPVEGNNAIIASVNDRHSWLGQVNQKMGDDEDSEMSALDGGITQSLLIMNGGLMKQATDAQAAVLKKVTASKMSPHDKVEHLFLAALSRRPTKQELSAISEILKTRNNESAALQDIWWALLNSNEFILDH, encoded by the coding sequence ATGACTCACGAAGATCCAATCATCGATCCTCTCCTCGAGGAACTGCTGGGCCAGCAGCAGATGCCGGATCTTACTGCGCGCATCGTTAAAGCCCACCAGCAGCGGCAAGGCCAAGACGCTTCCGGGATGAACGGCCAGGCGAAAGCACCACTCTCGATGGTGAGCGCAGCGACTGCTCAATCTTCGCCTGAAAATCCCACGGCCGAGGTGCCCTCTCAAAAGACAAATACGGCCAAGCGCCGGATGCAACGGCAGCGATTTGTGACCGCCATTGGGTCACTTGCACTTAGTCTCTGTCTGTTGGTCGTCCTCGGTGGTGTGGCCTACATCAGTTATCAGCAGCTCATGCCAGGGCAAGGCACGCCGCTCGCCGCCGACGGGGACAAAACCCCGTCGGCTGGCGCCCGCGACGCCGAATCCAACTCGAACAAGGGCTCGCAACTGGCTTCCAACAATGAGCCTCAGTCAACCGATATTTCACCTCCGGAACCGGGGCCGCAAATGCCCAAGGTGATCGAGTCGGTCGATCCGACTGCACTGGCGGAAAACACGGCGCATCGTTTCGTTAAGCCACGATCGCGTGACAGCCTAAAGCTTTCTGACGAACAGATTGTTGGTCAAATCGATGAGGCCATCGCGACGGCTTGGAAAGCTGAAAACGTCAAGCCATCGCCAGTGGCCACCGATCACGAGTTCGTACGTCGTACCTATTTGCAATTACTCGGGCGTATTCCCACCGTCAATGAGATCGAACATTTTGTTAGCCAGCGTCGCGAGGACAAACGCGAATGGCTGGTTGATGAGATCTTGTCGGGTGAGAAATATGAGGCGGAGTTCGCATCGTTTTGGAGTGCTCGCTTCGCGAATATTCTCGTCGGACGTGCAGGCGGGATGAGCAAAGACAGCCCGATCGATCGCTCTGCGCTTGAAGGCTATCTGGCCAAACAGTTCGAGAACAACACTCCGTACAACTTGCTCGTTCAGGAGCTTTTGACGGCGACAGGAACGACCAGTCCTGGAAGCGAAAGCTTCAACCCGGCGACGAACTTCCTGGTCAGTATGGTCGACGGCGACGCCAAGCTGGCGACAGCCAAGACCTGCACGGCTTTCCTCGGTCAACAGTTGCAATGTGCTGAATGTCACAATCATCCAACCACCGGTTGGAGCCAGCAGCAGTTCTGGGGGCTGAATGCCTTCTTCCGCCAGACCAAGTTGGCCAAAGATAGCCAGTCGGGGCAGCTGGCTATTTTGGATCAGGATTTCATCAAAAGCCGCGATTCGGACTCTGGCGAAGTCTACTACGAACAGCCAAACGGCCTGTTGAAAGTTGCCTATCCGCAATTTGTCGATGGCACGACCATCCCACGTTCCGGTAAGGTTGCTGAAGTCGATCGTCGACAGGAATTGGCTCAGTTGATTGTCAACTCGGATCAGTTCCCGAAGGCGACCGTCAACCGCATGTGGCAGCACTTCTTCGGTGTTGGTTTCACGCAGCCAGTGGATGATATGGGGCCGCACAATCCGGCTTCCCACCCAGAACTGTTGGATCAGCTGTCCGAGCATTTCGCCGAGTCGAACTTTGACCTTCGTCGGTTGATGCGATGGATTACTCTTTCGCAGCCGTACGGACTTTCCAGTCGGCAGATCGATGAGAACTTGGCCGATAACCCCGACGCGGGGCGGCAACTGTTTGCTCGGTACTACTCGCGGCAAATGGAAGCGGAACAGCTATTTCATTCGTTGCAGATGCTGGCCAAGAACCCTGTCGAAGGCAATAACGCGATTATCGCCTCGGTAAACGATCGCCACAGTTGGCTTGGTCAGGTCAATCAGAAGATGGGGGATGACGAGGACAGCGAGATGTCTGCCCTGGATGGTGGCATTACGCAGTCGCTGTTAATCATGAATGGCGGCTTGATGAAACAGGCCACCGACGCCCAGGCAGCGGTTCTCAAGAAGGTAACGGCCTCGAAAATGTCGCCGCATGACAAGGTCGAACACCTGTTCCTCGCCGCCCTTTCGCGTCGTCCGACCAAGCAGGAATTGTCGGCGATCAGCGAGATCCTGAAGACTCGAAATAACGAGTCGGCTGCCCTGCAGGATATCTGGTGGGCACTCTTGAATAGTAACGAGTTCATTCTCGATCATTGA
- a CDS encoding protein-L-isoaspartate(D-aspartate) O-methyltransferase, with translation MKLDQQRDEMVSLLRARGITDQAVLQAMHDVPREEFVLPSFHDDAYADSALPLTHKQTISQPLIVALMAQVLELQPTDRVLEVGTGSGYAAAVLGELAQEVYTIERIGDLAITAAETIKKLGIENVHVRFGDGLKGWPEEGPYDAIAVAAGGDRVPSALFEQMADGGRLVMPLGPVQDSQKLIRIRKIGEDRYVEDDFGGVRFVPLLPETD, from the coding sequence ATGAAACTTGATCAGCAACGTGACGAGATGGTGAGCCTGCTCCGAGCAAGAGGCATCACCGACCAAGCCGTGCTCCAGGCCATGCACGACGTGCCACGCGAAGAATTCGTGTTGCCTTCTTTCCACGACGATGCCTATGCCGATTCGGCGTTGCCGTTGACGCACAAGCAAACGATCTCTCAACCTCTGATCGTCGCTCTGATGGCTCAGGTTTTAGAACTTCAGCCGACCGACCGAGTACTGGAGGTAGGCACAGGTAGCGGCTACGCGGCAGCGGTCTTAGGAGAACTTGCCCAGGAGGTCTACACGATCGAACGAATTGGTGACCTTGCGATTACAGCCGCCGAAACGATCAAAAAGCTGGGAATTGAAAACGTTCATGTACGTTTCGGAGACGGCTTAAAGGGATGGCCGGAAGAAGGACCGTACGACGCGATTGCCGTTGCCGCGGGAGGCGATCGGGTTCCCAGTGCTTTGTTCGAACAGATGGCTGACGGTGGTCGCCTGGTGATGCCGCTGGGCCCTGTGCAGGATTCACAGAAGCTCATCCGAATTCGCAAGATTGGCGAGGACCGTTACGTCGAAGACGACTTCGGCGGAGTTCGCTTTGTTCCCCTGCTGCCAGAAACAGATTAA
- the panD gene encoding aspartate 1-decarboxylase — MLRTFLRSKIHRATVTQADLDYVGSITIDSDLLEAAQILPHEQVDVLNVTNGQRLTTYAIPGEAGSGVIGINGAAAHLVTPGDLVIIVCYAQYTSEEIKGHQPRVILVDEANRMTDCIVESDSMNSSA, encoded by the coding sequence ATGCTACGTACCTTCCTCCGATCCAAAATTCACCGCGCGACCGTGACCCAGGCCGACCTGGATTACGTGGGCAGCATCACCATTGACTCCGACTTGCTGGAAGCCGCTCAGATCTTGCCGCACGAGCAGGTCGACGTGCTCAATGTGACCAATGGTCAGCGGCTAACCACCTACGCCATCCCCGGGGAAGCAGGTTCGGGTGTCATTGGGATTAACGGTGCGGCAGCTCACCTGGTAACCCCCGGCGATCTGGTCATTATTGTCTGCTACGCCCAATACACGTCGGAAGAAATCAAAGGGCATCAACCCCGCGTTATCCTAGTTGACGAAGCAAACCGGATGACCGACTGCATTGTTGAATCGGATTCGATGAACTCTTCTGCCTGA
- a CDS encoding nuclear transport factor 2 family protein produces MYATASVEADVMSVLRQFADAYASRDKGRLLGLFCSDRDAVVLGSGCDERNVGAAAIWGQVRRDWEQTDTLRMRFGWRSVSTMGQVAWLATDCYLYVQAGYRKAEVPLRITAVMIQNHLGWKIAQLHYSSPVSVESEADTCVE; encoded by the coding sequence GTGTACGCAACTGCTTCTGTTGAAGCGGATGTCATGAGTGTGCTGCGCCAGTTCGCAGACGCTTATGCAAGCCGAGATAAAGGGAGACTTCTCGGGCTGTTTTGTTCCGATCGAGATGCTGTGGTCCTGGGAAGTGGATGCGACGAGCGAAACGTCGGTGCCGCTGCCATTTGGGGTCAAGTTCGCCGTGACTGGGAACAAACAGACACCCTCCGGATGCGTTTTGGATGGAGAAGTGTTTCGACGATGGGTCAGGTCGCCTGGCTCGCCACCGATTGCTACCTCTATGTCCAAGCTGGCTACCGGAAAGCCGAAGTGCCCCTACGAATTACAGCCGTCATGATCCAAAATCACCTCGGTTGGAAAATTGCTCAGCTTCATTATTCTTCGCCCGTTAGCGTGGAATCCGAAGCCGATACCTGCGTGGAATAG
- a CDS encoding spermidine synthase, with product MADNKNNLVYGWVLPLAVLWSAFLLFQVQPLISKTILPWFGGSPTVWTTCMLFFQVVLFAGYLYAHLLATYVPKRWQGIIHAGLMVAALLLMPISPGENWKPSPDVWPPGYILLLLVTHLGLPYFLLAANGPLLQHWFSQLAPGKTPYRLYALSNIGSLAALLTYPFLVEPNWTLPTQSGAWSWGYAGFALLLIPIAVAIVRNQRDPQEAVESTEQSTDEAVPGWKTLAAWLTLPAFACVMLLATTNHVCQDMAVVPFLWVVPLSLYLLTFILCFDGEGWYRRSWLGWMAIGSIVSISLLELLGGMLDIGWVAVSYFGALFFVCMICHGELVRLKPATRHLTLYYLMISGGGALGGMFVSLVCPLIFSQYYEMPLSLIVAFGLALFVTVSSLEKRFGSIPLWSMGVLFFGMLAMLSGQLRSFQSHYLESQRNFYGVLSIGQVPTNDGESILAMYHGRIMHGFQYQADAKRQVPTSYYARNTGVGLTLARLPKQSGKRVGVVGLGAGTLAAYGNEGDYYRFYEINDDVIEMAKENFTFLQDSKAEHEMVLGDARLSLEREPDQQFDLLVLDAFSGDAIPTHLLTREAFRIYQRHLAEGGVLAIHVSNKHLDLRPVVLGTCDEFDLETLYITTTPDAATHQTGSQWIIASKNRQFLSDDTMQSAAAHLGPHMVYAKPWTDNFSNLLEVLK from the coding sequence GTGGCCGACAACAAGAATAACCTCGTCTATGGATGGGTACTCCCGCTAGCTGTGTTGTGGAGCGCCTTTCTGCTATTTCAGGTGCAGCCCCTGATCAGCAAGACGATTCTTCCCTGGTTCGGCGGAAGTCCGACCGTGTGGACGACCTGTATGTTGTTTTTCCAGGTCGTTCTCTTTGCAGGCTACCTGTATGCCCACTTGCTGGCGACCTACGTACCGAAACGATGGCAAGGGATCATACACGCAGGCCTGATGGTCGCGGCCCTCTTGCTGATGCCGATTTCTCCGGGCGAAAACTGGAAGCCGTCCCCTGACGTCTGGCCGCCTGGGTATATTTTGCTGCTGTTGGTCACACACCTAGGACTTCCCTATTTCCTTTTGGCTGCCAATGGTCCGTTGCTGCAGCATTGGTTCAGCCAATTGGCCCCAGGCAAAACTCCCTACCGGCTTTATGCGTTGTCGAATATCGGTTCTCTCGCTGCTCTGCTGACCTATCCCTTCCTGGTCGAACCTAACTGGACACTACCGACCCAATCGGGAGCGTGGAGCTGGGGATACGCCGGGTTTGCGTTACTGCTGATTCCGATCGCCGTCGCCATTGTCCGTAACCAACGCGATCCTCAAGAAGCTGTTGAATCAACCGAACAGTCCACTGATGAAGCCGTACCAGGCTGGAAAACCCTCGCGGCGTGGTTGACTTTGCCGGCGTTTGCCTGCGTGATGCTGTTGGCCACAACCAATCATGTCTGCCAGGACATGGCGGTGGTTCCATTCTTATGGGTCGTCCCTTTGAGTCTCTACCTGTTGACGTTCATTCTTTGCTTCGATGGCGAAGGTTGGTATCGACGTAGTTGGTTGGGGTGGATGGCAATAGGCAGCATCGTGTCGATCAGTCTGTTGGAACTGTTGGGCGGCATGCTCGACATTGGTTGGGTTGCTGTTTCCTATTTCGGAGCATTGTTCTTCGTCTGCATGATCTGCCACGGGGAACTCGTTCGTCTGAAGCCGGCAACGCGACATTTGACGCTCTACTATCTCATGATTTCCGGTGGTGGGGCCTTGGGTGGAATGTTCGTTTCGCTCGTCTGCCCCCTCATCTTTTCGCAATACTATGAAATGCCACTCAGCTTGATCGTGGCCTTTGGCTTGGCATTGTTCGTTACGGTTAGTTCGCTGGAAAAGCGTTTTGGATCGATTCCCCTCTGGTCGATGGGAGTTCTGTTCTTTGGAATGCTGGCGATGCTGTCCGGGCAACTTCGGTCGTTTCAGTCGCATTACCTTGAGTCGCAGCGGAACTTTTACGGCGTGCTCAGCATTGGCCAGGTTCCGACAAACGATGGCGAGTCGATTTTGGCGATGTATCACGGTCGCATCATGCACGGTTTTCAATACCAAGCGGATGCCAAGCGTCAGGTGCCTACGTCGTACTATGCCCGCAACACGGGTGTCGGTCTGACGTTGGCTCGTTTGCCCAAGCAGAGCGGAAAACGGGTCGGCGTAGTCGGTCTCGGAGCCGGGACATTGGCGGCCTATGGTAACGAAGGTGACTACTATCGCTTCTACGAGATCAATGACGATGTCATTGAGATGGCAAAGGAGAACTTCACCTTCCTGCAGGACAGCAAGGCCGAACATGAGATGGTGCTTGGCGATGCCCGGTTGTCACTGGAACGCGAGCCTGACCAGCAGTTCGACCTGTTGGTGCTCGACGCATTTAGTGGCGATGCCATTCCAACTCACCTACTGACGCGGGAAGCCTTTCGGATCTATCAGCGGCACCTGGCCGAAGGTGGCGTCTTGGCGATTCACGTGAGCAACAAGCATCTAGACTTGCGGCCGGTCGTGCTGGGAACATGCGATGAATTTGACTTAGAAACGCTTTACATTACAACCACGCCAGATGCCGCCACGCATCAGACCGGTTCGCAGTGGATTATCGCTTCTAAGAACCGTCAATTCCTGTCGGACGATACGATGCAGTCCGCAGCAGCGCATTTGGGGCCGCACATGGTTTACGCCAAGCCCTGGACCGATAACTTCAGCAATCTTCTTGAAGTTTTGAAGTAG
- a CDS encoding PP2C family protein-serine/threonine phosphatase — MAFTLVLGLAALFQLVAVLMALRLNTIYRRRYAWLFISGAGVLMTLWIGAGIVDTVQHPPGNIIWEPTLWVQTLATLLTAILFFAGIATIEPLFKENEAARALLASENALLNLEVQHSREEMMLAQRVQSNLLPKSAPDVPGLDIAFLSRPAEWTSGDYFDFVQPDDETLIVTVADVCGHGLGPALLMTTSRAYFRGIAKTRNQCQPIIKTWNDAIAEDVEAGDFMTALVVRLNLKERFIEYLGAGQNGLLIEADGSFEELERSGPPLGVVDDFEFPCPKPEPLTSGQILVLCTDGIHETEGKNGTQFGTRRIANLIATHRDLTAVEMVKRLDIEVRNFAVAAQAHDDLTAVIIKVT, encoded by the coding sequence ATGGCATTCACCTTAGTTCTGGGACTCGCGGCCCTGTTTCAATTGGTCGCAGTCCTGATGGCACTGCGTCTGAACACAATCTACCGACGTCGGTACGCTTGGCTCTTCATATCCGGGGCTGGCGTCTTGATGACTCTTTGGATTGGCGCCGGGATCGTCGATACGGTTCAGCATCCACCCGGCAACATTATCTGGGAACCAACTCTTTGGGTCCAAACGTTGGCCACACTGCTCACGGCAATCCTTTTCTTTGCCGGCATTGCCACGATCGAACCTTTGTTCAAAGAGAATGAAGCAGCCAGAGCGTTACTGGCGAGTGAGAATGCGTTGTTGAATCTCGAAGTACAACATAGCCGTGAAGAGATGATGCTGGCGCAGCGTGTTCAATCGAACTTGCTTCCCAAGTCGGCCCCCGATGTTCCGGGGCTTGATATCGCGTTTCTATCGCGACCGGCCGAGTGGACCAGTGGCGACTACTTCGATTTCGTACAACCTGACGATGAAACTCTGATTGTTACCGTAGCCGATGTTTGCGGTCACGGTCTCGGACCGGCCTTGCTGATGACGACTTCGCGTGCCTATTTCCGTGGTATTGCGAAGACACGAAATCAATGCCAACCGATCATCAAGACTTGGAACGATGCGATCGCCGAGGACGTGGAAGCCGGCGACTTCATGACGGCACTTGTTGTTCGATTGAACTTGAAGGAGCGATTCATCGAGTATCTCGGCGCCGGCCAGAACGGATTACTCATCGAGGCCGATGGTTCCTTTGAAGAACTGGAGCGTAGCGGCCCACCGCTAGGGGTCGTCGACGACTTCGAGTTCCCGTGTCCTAAACCAGAGCCTCTGACTTCGGGTCAAATCCTGGTCCTCTGTACCGATGGTATTCATGAGACCGAGGGGAAGAATGGAACGCAATTCGGCACGCGTCGTATTGCCAATCTGATTGCGACACACCGAGATCTGACCGCCGTGGAAATGGTAAAACGATTAGATATCGAGGTGCGTAATTTCGCGGTTGCCGCCCAAGCGCATGATGACCTGACGGCGGTCATCATCAAAGTCACGTAG
- a CDS encoding sensor histidine kinase: MSSHFLSNPTPSSDDATGAHSTAPDLVDASKLPPLSQEAQANLWRYIDHLERWRQSIGFEIHDGLTQQITAALLFLESYEKEKPDTTSLDRCRAILEEALAESRRLIQGLNPKRLDEEGIEAALLDFIKLPSLSAAQIDVKVDKDLPRLAPWQRSCLFRFFQESITNARKHSEAQAINVSLTRQGQDLVACVKDDGLGFDVESIELTSHGLIGLKQKADLLEGKLTIDSALERGTKIELRIPSDAIND, translated from the coding sequence ATGAGTTCCCATTTCCTTTCCAACCCGACACCGTCATCGGACGACGCTACCGGGGCTCATTCCACTGCCCCTGATCTTGTCGACGCGTCCAAGCTACCACCCTTAAGCCAGGAAGCCCAGGCTAATTTGTGGCGTTACATCGACCACCTGGAGCGCTGGCGACAATCGATTGGGTTCGAGATTCACGATGGCCTCACCCAGCAGATCACAGCAGCGTTGCTCTTCCTAGAGTCGTACGAGAAGGAGAAGCCCGATACAACCTCGCTAGATAGGTGCCGCGCGATACTCGAAGAAGCCCTCGCCGAATCACGACGACTGATCCAAGGGCTCAACCCGAAGCGACTCGATGAGGAAGGGATAGAGGCTGCTCTGCTCGACTTCATCAAGCTTCCATCGCTTTCCGCCGCTCAGATCGATGTCAAAGTCGATAAGGATCTGCCGCGTCTTGCTCCGTGGCAGCGATCGTGCCTGTTTCGTTTCTTCCAAGAGTCCATTACCAACGCACGAAAGCACAGTGAAGCCCAAGCAATTAACGTTTCGCTTACGCGGCAAGGACAGGACCTTGTTGCTTGTGTGAAAGATGACGGCCTGGGCTTCGATGTCGAGTCGATCGAATTGACCAGTCATGGCCTGATCGGCCTGAAGCAAAAAGCCGATTTGCTGGAAGGGAAACTCACCATCGATAGTGCTCTCGAGCGTGGAACCAAGATCGAGCTTCGCATTCCGAGCGATGCAATAAACGATTAA
- a CDS encoding endonuclease/exonuclease/phosphatase family protein has protein sequence MRALILSSLAFIVGLVAATGCNVEQVLEQLPDGVQTTASNPQPGESIRLASFNIQVFGQSKIDKPDVMKVLTQVVKSFDIVAVQELRSKEQDVIPRWLDMINADGSKWASLVGPRLGRTSSTEQYVFLYNTAKIEFIERSDFTINDPHDLLHREPYVASFRTRVSPGVQPFSFTLINIHTDPDEVPEEMDALGEVYEVVRAANPNEDDVILLGDLNTDYTKMGMLGQIPGIFATVQGTPTNTRKSKSYDNIVFDQRRTTEFAGQAGVLDLMAAFKMTEDQALEVSDHLPVWATFSTAEAGGGSLASAPAGTTR, from the coding sequence GTGCGTGCTCTTATTCTTTCATCGCTTGCGTTTATTGTTGGTCTTGTTGCAGCTACCGGCTGTAATGTCGAGCAAGTTCTCGAACAACTGCCTGACGGTGTGCAAACGACCGCATCGAATCCGCAGCCGGGAGAATCGATTCGGCTTGCCAGCTTCAATATTCAAGTCTTCGGGCAATCGAAGATTGATAAGCCGGATGTCATGAAGGTGTTGACTCAAGTGGTCAAATCGTTCGACATCGTGGCGGTCCAAGAGCTTCGCAGTAAAGAGCAAGACGTTATTCCGCGATGGCTGGATATGATCAACGCTGATGGCTCGAAATGGGCCTCGTTGGTAGGGCCTCGCCTGGGCCGCACATCGAGCACCGAGCAGTACGTCTTCTTGTACAACACAGCCAAAATTGAGTTCATCGAGCGAAGCGACTTTACGATCAACGATCCGCACGACTTGCTTCACCGTGAGCCGTACGTCGCCTCGTTTCGTACCCGCGTCAGCCCTGGCGTCCAGCCATTCAGCTTCACGTTGATCAACATCCACACCGATCCGGACGAAGTTCCCGAAGAAATGGATGCCCTAGGCGAGGTCTACGAGGTCGTCCGCGCCGCCAATCCAAATGAAGACGATGTCATCTTGCTGGGTGACTTGAATACCGACTACACCAAGATGGGAATGCTGGGACAAATTCCAGGCATTTTCGCCACGGTTCAAGGGACCCCCACGAATACTCGCAAGAGCAAGAGCTACGACAACATCGTCTTCGATCAACGCCGCACGACCGAATTCGCCGGACAGGCAGGCGTGTTGGATCTGATGGCCGCGTTTAAGATGACCGAAGATCAGGCGCTCGAAGTTTCCGATCACTTGCCGGTCTGGGCGACCTTCTCCACGGCAGAAGCTGGTGGTGGATCGCTGGCTTCCGCACCTGCGGGGACAACTCGATAA
- a CDS encoding DUF6960 family protein → MAPTDDSIPIQNSEAFPVKPPVTWVMFPRWPEDGDGWIFPQDRHKAEGLIPSDLIFRREATDDDFYLISYGDVQMKIHPVMMEEVPEPKYKMGEIVELAHQFDVEKITTGTIYAIRWSDYHQEPQYYLIRGDLKSQNAYLAKDLRPYEPPKQFHAMHEYDP, encoded by the coding sequence ATGGCACCCACGGACGATTCAATTCCCATCCAGAACAGCGAAGCTTTTCCCGTTAAGCCGCCAGTGACCTGGGTCATGTTTCCCCGTTGGCCAGAAGATGGCGATGGCTGGATCTTTCCCCAGGATCGCCACAAAGCAGAAGGGTTGATACCGAGCGATCTCATCTTTCGCCGGGAAGCGACGGACGACGACTTTTACCTGATCAGCTACGGCGACGTTCAGATGAAGATCCACCCGGTGATGATGGAAGAAGTCCCCGAGCCAAAATACAAAATGGGCGAGATCGTCGAACTGGCCCATCAGTTCGATGTCGAGAAGATCACCACCGGTACGATCTATGCGATTCGCTGGAGTGACTATCATCAGGAACCGCAGTATTATCTCATCCGCGGTGATCTCAAAAGCCAGAACGCCTACCTGGCCAAAGATCTACGGCCTTACGAGCCACCCAAGCAGTTTCACGCGATGCACGAGTACGATCCGTAA